The sequence below is a genomic window from Melioribacteraceae bacterium.
TGCTTACGACAACTGGCAGACTAAACCTTTTTACGTCCTTTTCTTCGGTGACGGTGACTATGATTACCTTAATTCAGAAAAGTTGAATAAAAATTACATCCCCACATATCAGAAACCCGAATCATTAGACAAAATTTACTCTTATCCGACCGATGATTATTTCGCGCGAGTTTCGGGTAACGATCTTAGAATCGACCTTGCAATCGGTCGCCTCAATGTTCAAAGCCTTACTGAAGCTCAGAATGTGGTCGATAAAATTATACAATACGAAACAAGTCTCGAAAAAGGACTCTGGAGAACGAACATTACTCTTGTTGCCGATGACGGTCCTCAGGAACTCGGATATAATGATGGTAGTATTCACACAAGTCAATCCGAAAATCTTTCCAACCGGAGAATCCCGCAATATTTTGACCAGAATAAAATTTATCTGGCAGCTTATCCAACTGCCATTTCCGGATTGGGGCGTAGAAAACCGGATGTGAATAAGGCAATTGTTGATGCTGTAAACAACGGCACACTTATTCTCAATTTTATCGGTCACGGAAATCCGAACACATGGACTCATGAATATGTTTTTGAGAAGGCTTCTTCTATTCCGCAACTTTCAAATAAGAATTACTTTTTTCTTACCGCCGCAACCTGCGATTTCGGTAAATATGATAATCCTGGTCAGCAAAGTTCAACCGAAATAATGATCAATATGAAAGATGCGGGAGCTATTGGTGCTTTTACAGCGGCGCGGGTTGTCTATTCTACTCAAAATGCTGCGATTAATGATTCGTTATTTTCAAATCTATTCAGATCGAGGGATGAAAATAATCTGCCGTATAGGATCGGGAGATCATATTTTCTGGCAAAACAGTTTCGTACAGAGGATAACGACGAAAAATTTCACCTGTTTTGCGATCCGACTATCAGATTGGCACAGCCCCTGCTTCAGGCATCAATCGATTCTATAAATAATAAATCGATTAATTCCACTGTCCAGATCAACGCACTTGGCGAGGTTAAGGTTAAAGGAAGAGTAATAAACAGCGACGGTACGAATTCCAATTATTCCGGCGAAGCGATTATCAGTGTTTACGACTCCGAGCGTCAATTGTACCTGAGTGAAATGAACTACTACGCTACTTTGCAGGGAGGTTTGATTTTCAGGGGCCGGACTAATGTAACTAATGGTATCTTCAATACAGAGTTTATTGTCCCCAAAGATATTTCATACGAAAATAAAAGGGGTAAAGTTTCAGCTTATGTTTTTAATCAGTCGCAGGACGGAATAGGGTTCACTTCTAATGTAATTGTTGGTGGTACGAATCCAAATGCGGTAAATGACGGGAAAGGGCCCGAGATAGAAATCTTTTTTGATGATGAATCGTTCGGAAACTCATATCTTGTCAATCCGGATTTTGTTCTGATCGCGAGAATTAAGGACGGAACTGGTTTGAATACAACCGGAACCGGTATCGGTCATAAACTGGAAGGGATTTTAAATGATGATGATAACAACTCGATCGACTTTACAAACTTTTTCATCGGCGATCTAAACTCCGGCGGTAAATCCGGTGTAATACGTTTTAAATTCTCTTCAATGCCGGTGGGGGATTACAATATTAAAGTAAAAGCCTGGGACGTATTCAATAATTTTTCTCTGCAGGAAACTAATTTCTCGGTTGTTAATTCTTTGAATGGAATTACAGTCCGCGATATTTATAATTACCCGAATCCCTTCTCTTCTTCAACAACTTTTACTTTCCAGCATAATATTGCAAGTCCCATTAATGTTAAAATAAGGGTCTATACTGTTGCCGGCAGGATGATAAAAGAAATTGAAGAGATCGATATTCTGAATAAATTTGTTAGAATTGAATGGGACGGAAGAGATAACGACGGAAATAATATAGGCAACGGAACATATCTCTATAAACTTACGGTGGAATCTTCCGACGGTAAGTATAAAGATAATGTTCTGGGAAAATTATCTGTAATTAAATAAACTTAAAGACAAAATAAAGAAATCTACTTTTATGGAGGTTATAAAATGAATAGAAGAGCCATCATAATGATTCTATGTGTACTTACCATAGGAATGGCTGAGAAAACGTTTGCTCAGGGTGAAGCAGCGGTTCCGTTTCTACTGCTGGCCCCGGATTCAAGAGCAGGTGGTCTGGGCGAATCGGGCGCTGGACTTGCCGATAATTCCGCTGCAGTTTTCTGGAATCCGGCTGGTATTGCATTCCTTACTGGATCCGAAGTTGGCTTTACTCACAGCAACTGGCTGCCGATGTTTAATCTCGACCTCTTTTATGACTATGCAACATACCGTCAGTATATAGAAGATTTAAGCGGCAGCTTAACTGCAAGCGTTACATATATGAACTACGGAGAGTTTGTTAGAACAAGTTCTAATTCTCCCGATCCGATCGGTACATTCAGATCATTCGATGCTGCATTAACTCTTGGCTATGCAACAAAGTTAAGCAACAGCTGGGGACTCGGATTCAATTTCCGGGTAATCCACAGCCGGCTTGCAGACAAACCGACCGAAGCAGAACAGGGCTCGGGTGTAGC
It includes:
- the porU gene encoding type IX secretion system sortase PorU, which translates into the protein MKTRFSLLFLFFILNHSLFAQDVRVISSSTSSLVIEYRPVIGDTAFQIISGEKYTGLKIPGTFIENLTRRGQTQIPVREINIGVPAEFGSTIQVITSDYTTLPGKYIVNPEFEIDSLSTIEKYYISPQPDENDNSELVTFGDFGLIRSLPVQSIKIYPVQQDKINNQIKVYNRIVFSITFPRPAFETELIKEDFLQYSVINWGVAKKWGRRNDAKLSKTGSTLAATNWYRFEAPEEGIYRIDRTTLQNLGADVNNLDPRTIKIFSNGGYNLPENYIAVSNRKFQEIAISVTGESDGRFDSGDYILFYGRGPEFWDYNPSYSKIMREKHFYSKKNYYWLTFGGSSGKRISEKPSLNQGGAYQQTFSLAYKSSDKDSVNIGKTGRDYLGDEFNSTSLNRTYLTSLNGIVPSSRINYRFRMVNSSAAYVPLRLDESNNQIYSSNIAGFGSNTYSYGQDLIGSASFQGNLSDERSNLKFTISSSSPSTKVYLDYFEIEYRRQLSALNDNFLLFSKDTSAVLQYTVVNFSNSSILVYDVTDYAGMKIVTNTTISGGQVTFQISEQSNKVSKYLIVNQSGFKTPVNGAAVTTQDIRGNTAGTELIIITHKDLRVQAERYAAYRTSQSPAKITASVYFVDDIMNEFSAGMLDPTSIRDFLKYAYDNWQTKPFYVLFFGDGDYDYLNSEKLNKNYIPTYQKPESLDKIYSYPTDDYFARVSGNDLRIDLAIGRLNVQSLTEAQNVVDKIIQYETSLEKGLWRTNITLVADDGPQELGYNDGSIHTSQSENLSNRRIPQYFDQNKIYLAAYPTAISGLGRRKPDVNKAIVDAVNNGTLILNFIGHGNPNTWTHEYVFEKASSIPQLSNKNYFFLTAATCDFGKYDNPGQQSSTEIMINMKDAGAIGAFTAARVVYSTQNAAINDSLFSNLFRSRDENNLPYRIGRSYFLAKQFRTEDNDEKFHLFCDPTIRLAQPLLQASIDSINNKSINSTVQINALGEVKVKGRVINSDGTNSNYSGEAIISVYDSERQLYLSEMNYYATLQGGLIFRGRTNVTNGIFNTEFIVPKDISYENKRGKVSAYVFNQSQDGIGFTSNVIVGGTNPNAVNDGKGPEIEIFFDDESFGNSYLVNPDFVLIARIKDGTGLNTTGTGIGHKLEGILNDDDNNSIDFTNFFIGDLNSGGKSGVIRFKFSSMPVGDYNIKVKAWDVFNNFSLQETNFSVVNSLNGITVRDIYNYPNPFSSSTTFTFQHNIASPINVKIRVYTVAGRMIKEIEEIDILNKFVRIEWDGRDNDGNNIGNGTYLYKLTVESSDGKYKDNVLGKLSVIK